In Opitutus sp., one genomic interval encodes:
- a CDS encoding class I SAM-dependent methyltransferase, with protein sequence MNPEEYANLDRVEQSHWYYAGKRELVRRWIQRVRPPQPDDTLLDCGAGTGRFGLEMAPHCRVFVLDDHEESLRLLRQRFPAECVLSLGADGSVPLPDASLDYLTALDVLEHTPDDTAVVKGFRRLLRPGGLAVITVPASMALWSDWDVGLHHYRRYSRGQLQALFPNGEWETVYVNYTNVPAFPAVWLLRKWRRWFPARADAPRAEDRQPAPWLNRLLHRLFVGLAFCRIPFPFGVSLLLVARRR encoded by the coding sequence ATGAATCCTGAAGAATACGCCAATCTCGACCGCGTGGAGCAATCCCATTGGTACTATGCCGGTAAACGTGAACTCGTTCGGCGTTGGATTCAGCGCGTTCGCCCGCCCCAACCCGACGACACCCTGCTCGACTGCGGTGCCGGCACCGGGCGCTTTGGCCTAGAAATGGCTCCCCACTGCCGAGTCTTCGTGCTCGACGACCACGAGGAGTCACTGCGCCTGCTGCGCCAGCGCTTTCCGGCCGAGTGCGTGCTCAGCCTCGGAGCTGACGGCAGCGTGCCGTTACCCGACGCTTCGCTCGATTACCTCACGGCCCTCGACGTGCTTGAACACACCCCCGATGACACCGCGGTGGTGAAGGGGTTTCGCCGCCTGCTGCGCCCGGGTGGGTTGGCGGTGATCACGGTGCCGGCCAGTATGGCTCTGTGGAGCGATTGGGACGTCGGGCTGCATCATTACCGGCGCTATTCACGGGGGCAGCTGCAGGCGCTTTTCCCCAACGGCGAGTGGGAGACGGTTTATGTTAATTACACCAACGTGCCGGCCTTCCCGGCGGTCTGGCTGTTGAGGAAGTGGCGCCGCTGGTTCCCGGCCCGCGCCGACGCTCCCCGGGCTGAAGACCGCCAGCCCGCCCCGTGGTTGAATCGCCTGTTGCATCGACTGTTTGTCGGGCTGGCGTTTTGCCGCATCCCCTTTCCGTTTGGCGTCAGTTTACTCCTGGTTGCCCGCCGCCGCTGA